A genomic region of Papaver somniferum cultivar HN1 chromosome 7, ASM357369v1, whole genome shotgun sequence contains the following coding sequences:
- the LOC113299831 gene encoding terpene synthase 10-like — protein MSLTIQGQLSSPSDSAVSDYQLMMSGVIAKSENSTTRRSANYKASDWGHDFVQSLKSDYAEENYTRRSEKLKEKVRLMFADQVCRGSLSSTLKLINAIQRLGVSYHFDGEIRASLDTINKKNYGWEKDDLFTGALRFRLLRQHRYKVSQDVFKRFMEEMTNTSSALNDIQGMLSVYEASFYALDGEDILDEARKLVTEVLKEYLLSSAKDQGNTNAITERLVRHALELPFHWIAPRVEARWYIDTYEMMQDMDPFLLEFAKLDFNILQAKYQDELKHISRWWKELGCIELLSFSRNRFVEMFVWTIWCHFEPEFDISREEIAKWGALATLVDDAYDVYGTLEELNMFTDAVERWDVNKIVDLPDYMKVLFLAVYNTTNAIAYEILKKRGLDILSDLKKVWADFCKAYLVEAKWYYSGYMPTFEEYMNNGWISACGYSMPLYAYLLQGNEITKEALECIKNHSSDFVRYSLMIIRLVDDLQTSSYEQERGDTPKAIQCYMHQNGVSETIAREHIKQMIHDLWQKMNGDEYSRSIFPRQFIDFVENFARSCHCIYQFEDWYGGKAGPEMKNRVVSLIEKPIQIKKNSLT, from the exons ATGTCTCTCACCATTCAAGGCCAACTTTCAAGTCCCAGCGACAGTGCTGTATCAGATTATCAGCTCATGATGTCCGGAGTTATAGCAAAAAGCGAAAACTCCACCACGAGAAGATCGGCCAACTACAAAGCCAGTGATTGGGGTCATGATTTTGTGCAATCTCTCAAGAGTGATTATGCA GAGGAGAATTATACTAGACGATCTGAGAAACTAAAAGAAAAGGTGAGGCTCATGTTTGCTGATCAAGTGTGCCGTGGGTCATTATCGTCCACACTTAAGTTGATCAATGCCATTCAAAGGCTTGGAGTGAGTTACCATTTCGATGGTGAGATCAGAGCTTCCTTGGACACCATCAACAAGAAGAATTATGGATGGGAGAAGGATGACCTATTCACCGGAGCTTTACGGTTTAGGCTGCTCAGACAACATCGCTACAAGGTTTCTCAAG ATGTATTTAAGCGCTTCATGGAAGAGATGACGAACACTTCCTCAGCACTTAATGATATACAAGGAATGTTGAGTGTTTACGAAGCCTCGTTCTATGCTTTGGATGGTGAAGATATATTAGATGAAGCCCGAAAATTAGTAACTGAGGTTCTCAAGGAGTACTTGCTGTCATCAGCCAAAGATCAAGGAAATACTAATGCTATCACTGAACGGTTAGTCCGTCATGCCTTGGAGCTTCCATTTCACTGGATAGCTCCACGAGTAGAGGCAAGATGGTACATAGACACCTATGAAATGATGCAAGATATGGACCCATTTTTACTGGAATTTGCTAAACTGGACTTCAACATTTTGCAAGCTAAGTATCAAGATGAACTGAAACACATATCCAG GTGGTGGAAAGAGTTGGGTTGTATTGAATTATTGAGCTTCTCCAGAAACAGGTTTGTGGAAATGTTTGTCTGGACCATATGGTGTCACTTTGAGCCGGAGTTTGACATAAGCAGGGAAGAGATCGCCAAATGGGGTGCATTGGCAACTTTAGTTGATGATGCATATGACGTTTATGGTACCTTAGAAGAACTCAATATGTTCACTGATGCAGTTGAAAG GTGGGATGTTAACAAAATTGTCGACCTTCCAGATTACATGAAAGTATTGTTTTTGGCTGTGTACAACACCACCAACGCCATAGCCTATGAGATTCTAAAGAAGCGTGGCCTAGACATCCTATCTGACCTAAAGAAAGTG TGGGCAGATTTTTGCAAGGCATATTTAGTAGAAGCTAAATGGTACTACAGTGGGTACATGCCGACATTTGAAGAATATATGAACAATGGATGGATTTCAGCCTGCGGATACTCAATGCCACTTTACGCGTATTTGCTTCAAGGGAATGAAATTACAAAAGAAGCTTTGGAATGCATAAAGAACCATTCATCTGATTTTGTACGGTACTCACTCATGATAATTCGACTTGTGGATGACTTGCAAACTTCATCG TACGAGCAAGAGAGGGGTGACACTCCAAAAGCAATACAATGTTACATGCATCAAAATGGCGTTTCAGAAACCATAGCCCGCGAACACATCAAACAGATGATACATGATCTATGGCAAAAGATGAACGGAGATGAGTATTCTCGCTCTATTTTCCCGCGGCAGTTTATTGATTTTGTAGAAAACTTTGCCCGTAGCTGTCACTGTATCTACCAGTTTGAAGACTGGTATGGAGGTAAAGCAGGACCTGAGATGAAGAATCGAGTTGTATCATTGATAGAGAAACCCATTCAAATTAAAAAGAATTCCCTCACTTAA